The genome window GTCTGGAACGATCCCCGCGGCTGGTGGGGAAACCACTTCGTGTACGACGCCCAAAATACTTCGAAGTTCACGGCGCACGAACTGAACCTCGATTTGTTCGGCAGCTACTGGGCCGGCCAGGAAAAAGTCGAAGATGTGTTTGACACAAACATTCGCCGGGGCACATGGGGTGGCGGCATCGGATTGAATTACTTCCTGACCCGGGAAATCGGGTTCGGTGGTGACCTCAATATTTCCGATAACGATGGCAACTTCATCGACAGTGCCTCAGGCAGCTTGATCGCGCGGTTCCCGATCGAGTCCGTCGGGTTGGCCCCGTACATCTTTGGCGGCGGCACGCGGTTGACGGACAGGCATTGGGAATGGGCAGGCCACGCAGGAATTGGACTTGAATTCAGGCCTAACCCGATCACCGGCATCTTTGCGGACGCCCGGTATTTGTGGCCCGATGACAGCGGCGACAGCTTGCTGTTGCGCGCGGGACTGCGCCTGGTGTTCTGATCGGCCTGGCCTCTTCGCAACACGGCGCCTTGCGGCGCGTTTAGTTTGAACTACTCCAGTTAGTTCGGCGTCGGACTTCGGTCCGGCGCTTTTTTCTTTGTGCGCCCGGCAGGGCGCACTGACTAGTTGGTTAAAGTCCAACGCAGGCCCGGCAAGGGGAACTGCTAGCCGAACAGCAAGGGTGTCCGCCGCGAGGTGGAATCTGAAGGAAGCTGTAAGCAAAGCGCTGGTCTGACGAACAGAAACCCGATACGAGGCGAAACGCGACGGACAAGAGGGCAAAATGACTCAAAGTCCAGTTCTTGCACGGAAGTCGCGAGCGTATATCGGGCGGACATAAGCGTGGAAGTCAGTGCGCATTACCCGGGGAGATCTCCAGTGGTTGCGATAAAGCTAGCGTGGCCGAAAGGTCGCGACGATGCCGCTGGAGAAGTCAGCAGAAGCCGTAGTAGGCGGGCCTTGTGTCGCCGAAGGGCTGAACAGAAAGACAGGAACGGAAGCCTTGGTTTTCGATGGAAGAAGCAGCGCCAGAAAAGACGATTGAGATATCGGAAGTTGATCTGCACGGTTCCAGCCGGAAGCTGCGAAGGATGCAGGTCAGCGGCGCAAACTTCCCGGGAACCGAGGAACAAGCCGATCCCAGAAAGCCAGACCTCATCGAGACGATGCTCGAACGAGGCAACCTGATCCGGGCTTTGCAGGCCGTGGAGCGCAACGCCGGTGCCGGGGGAATCGACGGCATGGAAACGAGCCAGCTCCGCCGGTATCTGCTGGAGCACTGGGACAGGGTCAAAGAGCAAATCCTCAAGGGCACTTACCATCCACGCCCCGTGCGGCGGGTGGACATACCCAAAGCCGGAGGAGGCACACGCATGCTGGGCATACCGACCGTTTTGGATCGGTTCATCCAGCAAGCGATCCATCAAACACTGGGTCCGATATGGGAGCGGGTGTTTTCGGCGCACAGCTACGGGTTTCGGCCCGGACGCAGTGCGCAGCAGGCGATCAAAGCAGCTCAAAGACACGTTCGCTCCGGCAAGCGCTGGGTTGTGGACATGGATTTGGAAAAGTTCTTTGATCGGGTCAACCACGACGCATTGATGGCGCGGGTGGCGAGGCGGGTCAAAGACGAGCGAATGCTCCGCTTGATCCGACGCTATCTCGAAAGTGGGATCATGCTGGGAGGAATAGTGGAGCAGCGCGTGGAAGGCACGCCGCAAGGCGGACCGCTTTCACCGCTGCTCTCGAACATCCTTCTGGATGATCTGGACAAGGAACTGCAAAGGCGTGGGCATCGGTTCTGTCGGTATGCCGACGACTGCAACATCTACGTAGGCAGTCGGCGGGCCGGAGAACGGGTGATGCAATCGCTCACTGTGTTCCTGCGGGAGAAACTCAAGCTCACGGTCAACCAGCTCAAGAGCGCAGTGGAGCGTCCATGGAAAAGAAAGTTCCTGGGCTATTCACTGACGGCGGAGAAGGAAAGCCGGGTGCGAGTGGCGCCGCAAAGCGTGGAACGGTTCAAAGACAAGATGCGGGAGAAGTTCCGAGCCGGAAGAGGCCGCAACCTGCGGAAGCTCCTCGAAGAACTGAAACCGCTGTTGCGCGGCTGGGCCAGCTACTTCAGTGTGGTTCAAACGCGCAACGTGTTCGAAGAACTGGACCAGTGGATACGCAGGAAACTGCGTTGCCTGGAATGGAGAAAATGGAAGCGCGGCAGGACGCGATGCAAACGGCTGATCGCTTTGGGACTGGACGGGAATGTAGCCCGGGCCAGTGCCTTCAATGGCCATGGACCATGGTGGAATGCCGGAGCGTCACACATGAATGCGGCGCTGCCGACCGCCTATTTTCGGCGGCTGGGCTTGCAGTTGCTGGGTGAGGAAGTGGTCAGGCAGACTGCGCTGCGAGCAGCCAAGTCTTTGTGAACCGCCGTGATACGGAACCGTACGTCCGGTGGTGTGGGAGGACGGTGAGGTTTATCCCTCACCTCCTACCCGATTCCAGAATCACATTGCCGGGCGCTTTGTTTTTAGGGTAAGACGGGGTGCGTGAGGAATTCTGGTGACAGCCGCTCCCGCAGCGTTCGGCCCAAGGCTTTCAGCAAGGTTCCGCTTTCCCGTCCCGCCTGCAGCGGCTTTTCCCTCGTTGAACTCCTCATCACGCTGGCGCTTTTGATCGTCATGTCCGTGATGCTCTGGGGATTTGGATCGCCCAGCAACCAGCAAAAGCAAAAGCGCCGCTGCCGTGAAAATCTTCAGAAGCTCTATCTGGCGATGGAGATTTACGCCCGCGACTTTCAAGGGGACTTTCCGTTTGTGTCGGACGCAACCACGCCGGCCGGCGCCTTGCACGTGCTGGTCCCCAAATACAGCGTGGACACCAGCATCTTCATTTGTCCGGGCAGCAAGGACGCCGCGCTGCCCGCCGGGGAATCCATCCGGAATCGCCACATCAGCTACTCCTATTACATGGGGCGTCGCGCGGATAAAGGGAGTGAAGTGCTCTTGTCAGATGAGCAGGTGAACGCGCAGAGCAAGGCCTTGCAGACAGCGGTGTTCTCCGCGAACGGCAAAGCGCCGGGAAACAATCATCATGAATTCGGCGGAAATTTCCTTTTCACGGATGGGCGCCTGGAGACGAGTTCTGCTGTGTCGCCGTTCGATCTTAGCTTCGGCCCGAAGGTCGTGTTGTTGAACCCTGATTGATCCTATGAAAATCCTCTGTTCCTGCGGCGCGAAATTTGTCATCGACGTCACACCGGAAATGGAGCGGCAGCCGGTGCAATTCATCTGTCCCGCGTGCGGCCTGGATTCATCTACAGCGGTTAACCAGCTGATTCAACAGGAGCTTTCTGCAGCCACAATATCCGCCGAACCGTCGAGCATCGTGGGTTCTCCAGCGAACCCGGAGCCTCCCAGCGCCGCGCCCCGGCTTGCTGCTCCGCGGATTCACGTCGCCCTTTCTGAACCGGCCAAGGCCGCAACGCTTGAGGATCCTGCGCCGGGCGGGTCGTGCGTCAAACACGCCGGGCAACCGATCGCTCACCAGTGCCTCGTTTGCAGCAAGGCAATGTGCCCCAAATGCATGGAACTGTTTGGTTACGTCTGCTCTCCATTCTGCCGGTCCCGAGCCGAAGCGCGAAAAATGAAGGTGCCTGTGTATGCGGGCCAGAAGTCTGTCAGTGAAGCGCGGTTGTGGAGGAAAGTCGGATGGGTGACTGCGGCCGTGGCGGGAATGATTGGGCTGCTGCTGGGTTCGTGGGTTTATTATGAATGGTTCGCCTCCCGCCCGAGCCCGCACTTTGCAGTTCAATTTCCCGATGGCGTCTTCAACGCACAAACCGAGTTCTGCGGGCCCGATCAAATGATATTCCTCCATGGCGTGACGCTGTCTCGTTACGATCTCAAGGGTAAGAAGGAGGTCTGGGCGCGCGAGTTGATATCCGCAAGCCGGCTGCAGGAATTCAAAGAGCAGGAAAACCGCAACGTGGAGGCGTTCTTCAAATCCGTCCGCGAAGCCGGCTGGGATCGAATCCCCGCTCCTCCCACCGAAGAGGACATGATGGAGCGAACCTATGAGGCGGCGGCGGATTCGTTCGATGTTTTCGTTCAAGGATCCAACGTGTGGCTGAATTTTGGGGATTCCGGAAAACTGGTGCTCTTGAATTGGGAGACAGGTGCGGATGAAAAAGAGATTGCCGTGCCTGGACACGGCCAGGCCGTTTCCCGTGCATCGGAAAAATTGACGATCCGGGCCGGCAACGATGTGGGGCAGCGCCTGATCACGCATGTGAACCTGGCAAGCGGGGAGCATCGCATGGAGACGGTGGGTGAACCCGTTCAGGCGGCGGCAGCGGGACAACGGGCAGCCGGCCGGCCCGCGGCGCCGGGCCGGATTGCGGTCTCTGTCCCGGCGGGCGCCGGATTGCCGGGAAGCGCTGGAGCGGATCGTCGGGTACCGATGGACCCCGCCCGCGTGGCTGCGGACGCCCAACGTTTGTCGCTGCCGGAGAAGATCGCGCTCCCTGCAATCGTGGCGAATGCCATGAACCAGGAAAGGATCTTTCGCGAACTTGACGGGGACGAACCCGATCCTGTGCAGCTGCGCCGCGTTTTTGGAGGTGCGATCACGCCGGGAGACAGCGTTACGTTTGTTCCAAATCCAAATGGAGATTACGGCTTTGCGGTCCGGCTGCTGGAGGAACGCCTTGTCGAACGGGTCGCGATGAAAGAGGCGCCGAAGACCTCCGCGTTGGACGGGGAAGTGAATGCGTCCAAGACGCAGGAAATTGCGAACGAGCTGCTGAACGAAATGCAGCGCAATCGCGGCGGAGACAAGGTTGTTGAGAACGAAAGCCGTTATCGGGTGACGGTCCACGCCATGGACGGCGGCGCGCCTGATTGGAGTGGAGAAGTGATCGGAAGGCCGCGTTTGTTGCCCCTGCAGACGATCACGCTCGTCGCGGGCAACAAATCGATCATCGCCCTCGATCGAAAAAACAAAAAGCTTTGGGAGGCGTCGTTCGCCAACAATCTTTCAGGCGGTGGCGAATTGGGTGATGACGAATCCATGCATGGACAGCTTCCGTGCGCTGAGCGCGACGGCCGGATTTATATCTGCGACCTTGCCATGCTGACGAGCGTTGATGCGGCGTCGGGCAACGTTCATTGGCGGCTTCCCACGGTGGGGATAGCGGGATTGTTGTTCGATCACGAGGGAATGCTCTACGTCAACACAACGACTGCCAGTCCCGAATCCATACGCTATTCGCGGCAGATTGATGTGACGAGCAGCGCAAGTGCGGTCATCGTGAAGGTGGATTCCAAAACCGGCAAATCGCTCTGGAGCACGCAGGCAGGCGGCTTTATTTCGTATCTCTCCGGAAAATTCCTTTACGTCGCGAGCTGGAACGACGCGGATGACCTCAAGGACAGCCCCTTTGCGACAGGCATGGAAACACCGTCGTATGTGCGGATCAAGCGGCTGGATCCTGACGACGGCCGGATCCGCTGGGACCACTACCAGAAGCGCGCGCCGCTGGGCGTGCATTTCAAGGACAACCACATACAGATCATCTTCAAGAAGGAGATGCAGGTGTTGAAGTACTTCACGTTTTGAAGTTCTTGATCCCCGACCGTGCCCGTCCTCAGTTCAGGGACGGCGCCTTGCGGTATCCGTCGAGCCAATGGAACAGGCTCAACACCGGATGCGTCCAAAGCATTCGAGGCCCCGCGTAGCGCATGATCACCTTCACCTGGTCACGATGGTGGCGTTGATAGCAATGGACGGGGCAATTGGCGCAGGTCGGCTTTTCGGCTCCGAAACGGCAGCGGTCGAGACGATTGGCGGCGTAATCAGTGAAATCCTGGCACTCGTCGCAGAGCACGTCACCTTTCCCGTGCTTTCCGCGGCAATAAATACGGATCATCGCCAGCATCGTTTTCCATCCCCGGGCAAGGCGGCGGTCGGTGAAACGATCGCTGTGGTCGGTCGTGTTCCGGGCGAATTCCGCGCCCGATGCCGTTCGGGATGCATTCATGTTCACGCGCTCATTGTGGAGGAGCCGGGCTTCCTTCGCTTTGATCCCGGTCAAATGTTTTCGGTGGAAACCAGAGGCGGGGTTGATGCAGATTAGTCATATGACGCAAACCGAAGGCGCGACCTCGATAGTAGCTCCGGTTGAGGAAATCCAGCAGGGTTGGAACGATCTGGTGCTCCGAGTAAAACAACTGGAAGTGGAGCGGGATGTACTGGAGCACGATAACAAAAAGCTCCGTTCACTGCTGGAGCGGGTCATCGAACATCGGCAGAAGTCGCACGGCGAATTGATTCTCCTGCTCACGGGACTCGTCAGCAAGCTGCCCATCAATGACATTGGCGTGGTTGTTTCCAAACTCATCGAGCATAACGCCCATGTCACCGAAGTTTGCGGGGTGCTGGCCAAGGGCAAGATGGAATCGGCGCTGCCGCAGCCGGCGGTTCTGAAAGCGCTGGACCAGACGAAGCGTGAATTGATCAGTGCGTTGAAGCCCCTTGCGGAAGAGTTGATCCGGCTCGAGGCGCCGCTCGAACCTGGGCTGTTGAACAACCTGCCAGCGCAGCCGGAAACTTTCTTTTCACCACGGGTGATCCGTGCCACGCGCTGTTACATCAAAGGCCAGGTGCCGCGCGAGCGGATCGTCCGCGAATTTGGCGAGGAGGCCCTGGCGTTCTTCAACGACCTGACCACTGACAAAAAGCTCAATCCAAACCCGCGCACGGAGGAGATCGTGCTCGGTTTTCGCAATGACTTCGAAACGCTCCTTCAGCAGAACGGGGCTGTCCTTGGCGGCAAACGAGACGCGCTCGCGCAGCTATATCGCCGGGTGCAGAATAGCAAGGGAGCATCCGACACGGCCCGTGCCCAGCGCAGCGTATTTCAGAAACTCTCGTTCATTTTGGATCTGATCCACTATTACGAAAACCAGAGCACGGAAGCTCCCGATGTCATCTTTGCCCAGCGCCTGCCCGTGCTGATCGAACAGTTCGTGCTTCCGGCAGGGCAGGAACATCTCGACGTGAAATTGATTGAGGAGGCGGAAAGCCTGCTGTCGTTCGTTCTCAATTCCGATTACCGCCACGCGGTGGTCAACAATATCGGAAAAGGCGGGGGCAACGGACGCACGCTGAGATACGTTCTCACGCTGCGCGCGGAAAAAATGCCGGCGTCGGATGATGTCATGCACCAGGTCATTCCCGAGTTCGTGAAGCATCTCATCCCGCCGAACAGTTCTCCTTCCGCCGCCGCGATAGCGGGGGTTCTGCGGCTCATCAATGATGACATGCAACGGCTCGTCGTTCGCGCGATCATGGACACCGACCGCTTGCGCAAGGAAGACGCGGAGGCGCTCGGCAAGGCGGTGGGCACGCAGCTCGGCCTGACGAATCTGGACCAGCTGAAGCCGGAAGTCACAATAACACCCGAGATGGAACGGCAGCTCGCATGGGAAAAGATCAAGGGATTGATCACGAGCCGATCGGAGCCTGGAACGATTGCCAACGCGATGCGCGCACGGTTGCACGCCAAGTATGAGGCCGATGAAATCAAGCAGAGCTGGGTGACGCTGACGGAAGCGGATCCGATCTCATTCATTCGCGTCTTTTGCCAGTTGCCGTATCTCGCTGATGGGTCGACGGATCCGGTTGCCCGCGCGATCATGGAAACCTACGTGCATCGGTTGACGCACGAGAAGTACGCGTCGACCTACAGCAAGGTGATGAACAGCTTGAAAAACATGTTTCGGGCGAACCCGAACAGCCCGACCTTGCTGAACTTTATTGCGCTCGTTCGCTGGGTCGATGCCGAAGCAGCAAACAAGCTGAGCGCGGACGTTGGCATGATGGCGAACGCCTGAAGTTTGGGAGATTGGCAGCGGGTCAATCGGTCCGGGCGACCAGTTTTTCGACCTGCAGGACCAGTTCCTCCGACGTCACCGGCTTCGCCAGGGTTCGCCAACGGTCCTGTGTTTCCGCAGGCGTGGCATCCACGTCGGCCAGGCAAACCACTGCGAGACCGGGTTTGGAAGCCTGGAGTTGTTCTCCCAATGCGCGGCCGGTGATGCCATCAGAAAGGCTGGCGTCGGTCAGCAACACGTCAATCGCTGCCGCCTGCGCTTCCCACAATAGCAATGCGAGCGCGGTTGAGTCGGCTTCGATCACTCGAAATCCCTTCCAGGTGAGCGCGCAGCGCGCCGAAGCCCGGACTCGATCATCGGCCTGCACCAGCAAGATTGTTCCGAGGGTGGGAGTGCCATCCCTTGCGGCTGCAGCGGTTTCGTTCGCCGCGGCGGGCGCGCATGGCAGGTAGACAAAAAATTCGCTTCCCGTTCCGCAATCTGGATTGGACTCAATCCATCCGCCGTGCTGCCGGGCAAGGCCAAACGATCCAGCCAGGCCAAGGCCCAACGCTCCCGATGGCCGGGTTGTGAAGAATGGCTCGAAGAGGTGTTCGCGCGCCGCAGCGTCCAATCCTTTTCCGGTATCACGAATCGAAATGCGAACGAACGGGCCGGCGGCGATTCCCGGAAGTGGCGCGGCCTCGACCCTGAACAAGGCAGTGCTCAGCATGATGCTACCCTGGCTGGAAATCGCGTCGCGCGCGTTCAGCACCAGGTTGACGATGACATGCTCGATAAGCCTGGAATCCGCCAGGACCGGTGCCGCGAAGGGTCCGAATGCATTCTGCAGGATGATCCGTTCGCCCAGGAGCCGGGCGAGCAGGGGATTCATTGTGCGGAGCAACGCATTGATGTCCACCACCTCCGGCGTCATGGGATGACAGCCACCAATTGCCCGCAGCTGACGGCTCAAACCCAATCCGCGATGGGCGGCCGTCGAAACCTGACGGAGCAATTCGGTGCATGCGCCATCCTGAATTCGCGCCAGCAGCCGTGCCGTGTTTTGCTCAATCGGGTTGAGCGTGTCGGCAAGCGATTCTCCCAGTGACCCGCTGATGCGGCTGACTCGCGCGAGCAGTTCATTCCGCGTTTCGCGTTCACGCTGTTCGCAGGCGTTTGAAACGTTGTGAAACACGAGGAGCCGGGCGGCGCGGCCCGCAAAGGTGAGATCCACCGCGCTGATTTCAATGTCGAGAAGGGTGCCGTCGCTGCGGCAATGCTGCCATTGGCCGAGGCTGCGGGGCTCGGGGCAATCGGGACGAAGTTGAACCTCAAAGAATTCCGCGCTGTCGGCCGTGATGCAGTCGAAGCAGGTGCGCGCGACGTTTTCGGCGGACCACCCGAACAGCTTCAGCGCCGATGCATTGACCGCGAGCAGTTCCGCGGTTGTCCGCCCGGCTACGCAGAGCGGTTGTGGATTTGCGCGGAACAGCAGGTCGTATTGCGCCGCGGATTCTGCAAGGGCCTGTTCGCGCTCTCGAAGTTGCTGGAGTTCCGCGATCAACAGGTGATTCGTGCGTTCAAGTGAATGGGTGCGATGAATGAACTGGGTTTCCGATTCGGTTTGCGCCTCGTGTTGTGCGCGGCGGGCCTTGTCCCGTTCGCTCCACACGGCTTCCACATGCCCCATGCCCACCACCAGCAATACCGACGTGATTGCCAGCGCAGCGTGCAATGGAAGCTCAGGCGTGATCGCCAGCCGGCCCAGTGGCGCCAGCAGATGAAACAATGCGAGACAACAAAAGGAGGTGACAACAAACCATCCTACCTGCTGCGCACCGAACCGGCGGACGAGGCGGAACGCGTAGGAAGGCACGCTGAGTTGAAGCACGGCGGCAAGCAGCCCAAAGGTCGTCATAAATAATCAGAGTAGCGCCAGTCAGTGCCGCTGTGTCCATATCCCGTCCAAACGAAGCTCGATTGTGGACGTGCCGCAGCGGGATCGGCTGGATCCCGCGAGCAAATTCGATGAATGGCAGCAGCATGGCAACGCACCAGCCGTTTCAGCAGCATCCAGACCATGGCGTGCGGAAATCCTCCGGCAAGGCGCGCGCGGATGCGCCTCCGTGAAGGAGCGCTGGCAAATTTCTCAAGATATTTGGCAGGCGGATCCGCCCTGGATTCTTGACGGCGTGCAGTGGATGCGGCGAAACAATAGTCATGAAATACCGCGCCGGAATGCTGATCGCCCTCCTGCTGTGCGCGTTGCCGTCCTGGTCTCAAACGGATTCAAAGGCTGAATCGGAAGCAGCTTACACCCGTGCAATCGAAGAGCGCGCAATGCGCATCACGACGCCCCTCGGGCTGACCAATGAGACGACCGCAGCCCGCGTGCAGGGAATCATCGTCACACACTATCGGAATCTTCGCGCGATTCACGATCGGCGCGACGAATCGATCAAGAATGCACGCGCGGCAACAGAGGACGCCGGTGCAGCCGTCGCAGCGATTCAGGCAGACGCAAAAGCAAAGCTGGACCAGTTGCACACCCATTATCTGGGCCAGCTGGCCGGCGATTTGAACCAGGCACAGATCGACCAGGTGAAGGACGGAATGACATTCGGAGTGCTGAACGTGACGTGGAACGCTTACATGAAAATGTTCCCCGATCTGAATGATGAACAGAAGGCGCAGATTCGGCAGTGGCTGGTCGAAGCCCGGGAGCTGGCGATGGACCAGGGCTCCGCTGGTGAGAAGCACGCCGTGTTTGGAAAGTACAAAGGCCGCATCAACAATTATCTGTCCCGCGCCGGTTACGACTTGAAGAAAGCCGAGCAGAACCTTCGAAGGTAACCATCCTTGCGTGGTGCCGTCCTAATCCCAGTCACCTTTGATGCCTGACGCGCTCCAGCCTTGCGCGCATGGCAGGTCCGAAAAGAAAACAACATGATGAATACCAAAAATCTTTTCCGCGGCGTTGTTGCCAGTCTCGCGGCGGGCATTGTTTCCGTCCATGCACAATATCCCTCCCTGAGCGGGTCCGTGCAGGCGGAAGCAGCCAGGCGGAAGGCCGAGTCCGACCGCCGTTCGGACGAA of Verrucomicrobiia bacterium contains these proteins:
- the ltrA gene encoding group II intron reverse transcriptase/maturase, which gives rise to MEEAAPEKTIEISEVDLHGSSRKLRRMQVSGANFPGTEEQADPRKPDLIETMLERGNLIRALQAVERNAGAGGIDGMETSQLRRYLLEHWDRVKEQILKGTYHPRPVRRVDIPKAGGGTRMLGIPTVLDRFIQQAIHQTLGPIWERVFSAHSYGFRPGRSAQQAIKAAQRHVRSGKRWVVDMDLEKFFDRVNHDALMARVARRVKDERMLRLIRRYLESGIMLGGIVEQRVEGTPQGGPLSPLLSNILLDDLDKELQRRGHRFCRYADDCNIYVGSRRAGERVMQSLTVFLREKLKLTVNQLKSAVERPWKRKFLGYSLTAEKESRVRVAPQSVERFKDKMREKFRAGRGRNLRKLLEELKPLLRGWASYFSVVQTRNVFEELDQWIRRKLRCLEWRKWKRGRTRCKRLIALGLDGNVARASAFNGHGPWWNAGASHMNAALPTAYFRRLGLQLLGEEVVRQTALRAAKSL
- a CDS encoding type II secretion system protein, encoding MRNSGDSRSRSVRPKAFSKVPLSRPACSGFSLVELLITLALLIVMSVMLWGFGSPSNQQKQKRRCRENLQKLYLAMEIYARDFQGDFPFVSDATTPAGALHVLVPKYSVDTSIFICPGSKDAALPAGESIRNRHISYSYYMGRRADKGSEVLLSDEQVNAQSKALQTAVFSANGKAPGNNHHEFGGNFLFTDGRLETSSAVSPFDLSFGPKVVLLNPD
- a CDS encoding PQQ-binding-like beta-propeller repeat protein is translated as MKILCSCGAKFVIDVTPEMERQPVQFICPACGLDSSTAVNQLIQQELSAATISAEPSSIVGSPANPEPPSAAPRLAAPRIHVALSEPAKAATLEDPAPGGSCVKHAGQPIAHQCLVCSKAMCPKCMELFGYVCSPFCRSRAEARKMKVPVYAGQKSVSEARLWRKVGWVTAAVAGMIGLLLGSWVYYEWFASRPSPHFAVQFPDGVFNAQTEFCGPDQMIFLHGVTLSRYDLKGKKEVWARELISASRLQEFKEQENRNVEAFFKSVREAGWDRIPAPPTEEDMMERTYEAAADSFDVFVQGSNVWLNFGDSGKLVLLNWETGADEKEIAVPGHGQAVSRASEKLTIRAGNDVGQRLITHVNLASGEHRMETVGEPVQAAAAGQRAAGRPAAPGRIAVSVPAGAGLPGSAGADRRVPMDPARVAADAQRLSLPEKIALPAIVANAMNQERIFRELDGDEPDPVQLRRVFGGAITPGDSVTFVPNPNGDYGFAVRLLEERLVERVAMKEAPKTSALDGEVNASKTQEIANELLNEMQRNRGGDKVVENESRYRVTVHAMDGGAPDWSGEVIGRPRLLPLQTITLVAGNKSIIALDRKNKKLWEASFANNLSGGGELGDDESMHGQLPCAERDGRIYICDLAMLTSVDAASGNVHWRLPTVGIAGLLFDHEGMLYVNTTTASPESIRYSRQIDVTSSASAVIVKVDSKTGKSLWSTQAGGFISYLSGKFLYVASWNDADDLKDSPFATGMETPSYVRIKRLDPDDGRIRWDHYQKRAPLGVHFKDNHIQIIFKKEMQVLKYFTF
- a CDS encoding nitrous oxide-stimulated promoter family protein, with product MNASRTASGAEFARNTTDHSDRFTDRRLARGWKTMLAMIRIYCRGKHGKGDVLCDECQDFTDYAANRLDRCRFGAEKPTCANCPVHCYQRHHRDQVKVIMRYAGPRMLWTHPVLSLFHWLDGYRKAPSLN
- a CDS encoding ATP-binding protein yields the protein MTTFGLLAAVLQLSVPSYAFRLVRRFGAQQVGWFVVTSFCCLALFHLLAPLGRLAITPELPLHAALAITSVLLVVGMGHVEAVWSERDKARRAQHEAQTESETQFIHRTHSLERTNHLLIAELQQLREREQALAESAAQYDLLFRANPQPLCVAGRTTAELLAVNASALKLFGWSAENVARTCFDCITADSAEFFEVQLRPDCPEPRSLGQWQHCRSDGTLLDIEISAVDLTFAGRAARLLVFHNVSNACEQRERETRNELLARVSRISGSLGESLADTLNPIEQNTARLLARIQDGACTELLRQVSTAAHRGLGLSRQLRAIGGCHPMTPEVVDINALLRTMNPLLARLLGERIILQNAFGPFAAPVLADSRLIEHVIVNLVLNARDAISSQGSIMLSTALFRVEAAPLPGIAAGPFVRISIRDTGKGLDAAAREHLFEPFFTTRPSGALGLGLAGSFGLARQHGGWIESNPDCGTGSEFFVYLPCAPAAANETAAAARDGTPTLGTILLVQADDRVRASARCALTWKGFRVIEADSTALALLLWEAQAAAIDVLLTDASLSDGITGRALGEQLQASKPGLAVVCLADVDATPAETQDRWRTLAKPVTSEELVLQVEKLVARTD
- a CDS encoding DUF3826 domain-containing protein, which gives rise to MKYRAGMLIALLLCALPSWSQTDSKAESEAAYTRAIEERAMRITTPLGLTNETTAARVQGIIVTHYRNLRAIHDRRDESIKNARAATEDAGAAVAAIQADAKAKLDQLHTHYLGQLAGDLNQAQIDQVKDGMTFGVLNVTWNAYMKMFPDLNDEQKAQIRQWLVEARELAMDQGSAGEKHAVFGKYKGRINNYLSRAGYDLKKAEQNLRR